TTACTTTGGCCGAAGAAATAGACGAGCGAGAACGACAAAGATGATTGGCAAGGCGAACGTTGGTGTGCACGCCCAATGGTCGAGGCGATCAGGATGTGTTCGACTTTCGTTTCGCCAGCCAATGGCTGCGCAACCCGCTGCCAGACACCGTCGCAATCGGGAAAAACGTAAACGCGGTCTGTTACCGGACGAAGCACACTGGCAGGTGGCGCCATGGGCTTCCCGGCCGAACGGCGATGACGCGCAGGAGAAGGAGAATCTGCCCCGAACACGCAAAGACCGCGCGCAGCAGCTACCGTGATTGCAAGAAATCTCGTCAATGGTAATGATCCTTGGTGCAGGCGATATCGACCGCCTGTTCTTTGCGATCTGCAGGATGGCGGTAGCGAACGCATACGGGTCGCAAGCGTGATTGCACCGACGAACGCGCGATCGGTGACGAGCACGGCGTCGTAGGCACCATGATTCACTTGCGGAATGCATCTTCGGCTTGGGGGCGGTCCCGTGCAGAGCAACATGACATGAGCGCCGAAGTGGTCCCCAGCGCCGAATCAGGAGCCTGCTGGGACGCAGACGACGATGTGCGTGCATGGCGACACTCCGGGCCAGGCGGTACGACACGTCGGCAACGATGCTTGCAGATTGTCGAGAGAGATGGGCCGGTGTCCCTCGATTCCTTGGAACAACTTGAATACGTTCTCCGCAGCGGGCGGGGACACGACGAAATGTTGAAGGCATGTTGGCGCGGGCCTTGATAGACGGTGAGCAGGGTCGTCGCATTGTCATGCGGCACGGCTTCCGTGGCTGAAAATATTGGAAGGGGCGAGAAGCGTCTGAGGATGTGCAGGCGGCCGACGCTCGCAACCTTCTGGTCGAACGCGATGCCAAAGAATTGCAGTACATCCTCGGCCAATCAGTGCTCGCATTTCTAGCTGGAGTCCCTATTGGAAGAAGGCAAAGGCTTCGTAGGTCGAAAATGGATCGAGCACGTCAAGGATATCGGCAAAGCGTGCACGCTGCGCGCCTTGTTGTTGAACACAGGGCGTTACTCGGCCCTGCGGGCATCAAGCCCAGCAGGCGCGACAGACGGGCATCGAACTCTTCGAACCTGATCGATTGCCTTTCAATGCACGGAGCCGAAGAACGCCATCGCGCCTTCTGCTGGCGCCAGGCCCGCCTTGAAGTACCCCTCGAGGCGGTCCGCAATCGCTTCGTCGAGTGTGAAGGGCGGCCGGATGTAGCCCACATTGAACGCATGGTCGTACCAGTCGCTGAGCCACGCGCGCAGTTCGATCACATATTGCGGCAATGCATTCGAGGCGTCGTCGTGCATGTACATCTCCTTGGCTTGCAGAACGATCAGGCTGCCTTGCGGCCTATCCCCATCTCCGGTCGGCGCCTGTCCGGCGGAAACACGTGCCACGTGCCGTCGGCATGGCGAAAGAAGAAGAGGGAGAACGAGCCAGTCGGCCGGTCGATCTGAATGCACACGCGACACGTTCCACCGGAGCGCGAGCGTTCCAGCAGGCGCACACGCGCTGTCCGGCCTCGCGTCGAGCCGACCAGTTTTTCGACCTGAGAGCGCAGCGATCTGTTACCCGCCATGACTTTCCCCGCGATGCACGATGAATCGATGCTATGGGGGATCGGCGCGCGCGCCCAATCGGCGGCGGCGGAATGTCGTCTCAGGAAGCGCTGATTTCAGCCGTCAGGGTTTTCCGACGCGGGAATCAGGATGTCACACGACCGTCTTTGCGCGTGCGCTGACTGCGGCATAGTTTCTGATCGGAGATGATGAGCCATCAAAACGCGATGTCAAACCGATGCATCATGATGGCCTATTTGTCCGAGCGGGAGAACGTTGTCGAGCAGGTCGATTCGCTCTGTCTGCGGCTTTTTGACACCTGGTGCGAGACGGGCAGTGTGACGCCGCTCGCGTATCTGTTGCATTGCTGGCCGTTGACCGACAGTGCGCCGGGCGCTCTGCGGCGGCTGGGTGAAACGATGCGAGATTTGCGGCGCCATCACGCGGACCAGCTCGACGCGTACGGCTTTCAGGCGCTGTGCGAAATGGCCGATCTGATCGACGAACTGGTAGAACGTCCGGCGCGCACGGTCCGGATGATGGCGGTGGGCGAGGTGCCGGAATAACAAAAGGACACCGCGGTCATAAACGCGCAAAGACATGCGGGCAGGGCACAATCGCTGCGGCGGGAGCGCGTTGTTTCATCGGACGTTTGAAACCCGGGTGGGGCGCGGTAGACCGGGCTTTGGCATCGAGTGCAGAATAGGACACACACAAAGGCGGCACTTACGGGAAGATATGGTTCTCGACAGGTTCGACGCATGGTGGAGCGGGCTCCGTTACGTGCGGCGCAGTGTGGTGCTGCGGCTGCTCGGTACGGTGCTCGTCTTTAGCTGCGCGATCACGCTGATCCTGACGGCGGTGCAGCTTTATCGCGACTACGAGCGCGGCATCGCGCAGATTCAGAACCGTCTCGTCGATATCGACCGCAGCTATCGCGACAGTCTCGGCGAAGCGCTATGGCAGCTCGATCAGCCGCAAGTGAAGCTGGAACTGGAAGGCATGCTTCGCCTCGCGGATATTCGCGCCGCCCAAGTGCGCGAGTTGCCATCGGCCGGCACAGCGATGGTCGTGGCCGTGGGCGAGCAGATGACGGTCGCGCGGGAGTTTCCGATCCTGTACCGCGTGCAGGACAAGGTGCAACCCATCGACACCTTGTATGTGTAGGCGACGCTCGCCATTCTCTATCACGAGCTTGTGCACACCGCGCTCGTGATCCTCGTGAGCCAGGGCGTGAATACGTTTCTGGTCGCGCTCTTCACGTTCTATATCCTGTGGCGGCTCGTCAAGCGGCATCTCGCGGCGA
This is a stretch of genomic DNA from Paraburkholderia phymatum STM815. It encodes these proteins:
- a CDS encoding nitrogenase-stabilizing/protective protein NifW is translated as MAEDVLQFFGIAFDQKVASVGRLHILRRFSPLPIFSATEAVPHDNATTLLTVYQGPRQHAFNISSCPRPLRRTYSSCSKESRDTGPSLSTICKHRCRRVVPPGPECRHARTSSSASQQAPDSALGTTSALMSCCSARDRPQAEDAFRK